TACGCTCGCAGTCTGGTTCCCGCGAGCGCCGACGTGGTGAAGAAGCACGACATCCACATCCACGTGCCCGAGGGCGCCGTGCCCAAGGACGGTCCCAGTGCGGGTATCGCCATGGCGACGGCGCTGGTCAGCGTGCTCACCGGGCGCAAGGTCCGCCGCGAGGTCGCCATGACCGGCGAGGTCACGCTGCGCGGGAAGGTGTTCCCGATCGGTGGGCTGCCCGAGAAGGCCGTGGCGGCCCAGCGCGCCGGCTGCACCGACATCGTGATTCCCGACGAGAACGAGAAGGACTACCGCGAGCTGTCCGAGAACGTGCGCAAGGGCCTGAACTGGCACCTGGTGCGCCGCATGGACGACGTGCTCGACCTGGCCCTGATGCCGGCCGAGCGGCGGGGCCGCCGTCCCGGGGTGAAGGGCGAGTCGTCGGCGTCGGACGGTCCGGCCGCGCCGGGAGGGCCCCACTAGGGGCCGGCCATGGGAAAGCGCCAGCTCGACGTGCAGCTCACGCACTTCTGCGCCACGCTCGAGGAGTGCCCGCGGCGGCCGGCACCCGAGATCGCTCTGTCCGGCCGCAGCAACGTGGGCAAGTCCTCGCTGGTGAACCTGCTCGTGCGGCGCCAGAAGCTGGCCTACACCAGCAAACAGCCCGGCAAGACACGGGTCTTCACCTATTACGAGGTCGACGGGCGCTGGAACCTGGTCGACATGCCGGGGTACGGCTACGCGAAGGTGGGCGGCGCCGAGCGCAATCGGTGGCTCGCGCAGGCCCGGCGCTACTTCGCCCAGCGCGAGCAGCTGGCGGGCGTGATCCAGCTGATCGACCTGAAGGTGGGGCCCACCCCCGACGACCGGGCGCGCCTGCGCGAGCTCGTGGCGGCGGGACGGCCGCTCTGCCTGGCGATGACCAAGAGCGACAAGATCGCGCGGAGCAAGCGCGAGGCGGCCGTGCGCGAGCACCTGCAGGCCCTGGACCTGGCCCTGCCGGCCGACACGGCCGTGGTGGTCACCTCGGCCTCCGAACGCTTCGGGCACGACGAACTGCTGGCCTGGGTCGAGGACGTTCTCGACACGGACGGGAACGACGCTCCGTCCGTGGATTGACGATGCTGTCGCGGAGGTCTATCGTTGAAGAGCGTCGACGCTCGGCGGAGACCGCCTGCACGATTCCACGGCATGATTCGTGCGCGCTCCTCGTCGGCTCCCCCGGTTCGCCTGCGGGCGGAAGTGAGAGACGCACCGATGCACGGCTCCTGGCTCCGTACGCTGAGTGCCCTGACGGCGGCCGCGTGGCTGCTGTCCGCGTCCACGGCCGCGGCGACCCCGGAAGCCCAGGCGAAGATCCCGCCCAACGATTTCGGCTGTACGGCCTGCCACGCCAGCGGCGATGCGACGCCCGAGACCGTGCCCGCGGCCGCGGCGTCGAGTCTCACGTCGTTCGGCGAAGACTGGTTGCAGCTCGCGAACGACGAAGCGCGGCGTCTGTGGTCGGAGATGGCCGACATGAACTCCGACGACGACGGCTGTTCGAACGGCTGCGAGCTGGGTGACCCCGACGGGGAGTACCTGCCCGACGCCAACGGCGAGTTCGACGCCTGCGCCCCGGGCGACCCGAACGTCGAGGACTGTGCCCTGCCCATCAACGAGGGCAGCTGGTCCACCCTCAAGTCCCTCTTCGGCGAGCGGAACTGAGCTCTTCCGCCGACGGGCGTCGCACTGGACGCGACCGCCCTTCCCGACTACCCTTTGGGGCCGTGTCCGCCGCTGGGACGTCCTGTCCGAGCGGCGGTTCCCTTTGCGTGGAGGGGCCGCAACCATGAAGCCCACCAACGTGATCCTGGGCTGCCAGTGGGGCGACGAGGGCAAGGGCAAGGTCGTCGACCGGATGGCCGAGCACGTCGACCTGGTCGTGCGTTTCCAGGGTGGCGCCAACGCCGGGCATACCGTCTATGTCGGCGACGAGAAGTTCGTCCTGCACCTGCTTCCGACCGGCGTACTGCGGGACGGTGTGCAGTGCCTGCTCGGGCCGGGCATGGTCGTCGATCCGTGGACACTGGTCGAGGAGATCGACGAGCTGTCCCGGCGGGGGATCGACGTGGAGCAGCGGGTGCGCGTGGCCGGTTCGGCCCAGCTCGTGATGCCCTACCACCGTCGCTTCGACGAGCTCCGCGAACAGTCGCTCGCCAGCAAGAGCATCGGGACCACGGGTCGCGGAATCGGCCCGGCCTACGAGGACAAGATGGCCCGCCTGGGCCTGCGCGTGGCCGACCTCACGCGTCCCGACTCGAGCCTTCGGCGCCTGGTGATCGAGAAGGTCCTGCGCGCGAACCGTCTGCTGGCCGAACGCCACGACGCCCCCGCCATGGCCAGCGAGGCCCTGGCCG
The sequence above is a segment of the Candidatus Krumholzibacteriia bacterium genome. Coding sequences within it:
- the yihA gene encoding ribosome biogenesis GTP-binding protein YihA/YsxC; amino-acid sequence: MGKRQLDVQLTHFCATLEECPRRPAPEIALSGRSNVGKSSLVNLLVRRQKLAYTSKQPGKTRVFTYYEVDGRWNLVDMPGYGYAKVGGAERNRWLAQARRYFAQREQLAGVIQLIDLKVGPTPDDRARLRELVAAGRPLCLAMTKSDKIARSKREAAVREHLQALDLALPADTAVVVTSASERFGHDELLAWVEDVLDTDGNDAPSVD